The DNA sequence ACTATAGCCTCCAGTTTTGTACTCTATTTTATACTAAATTAAAGACAGCATTATGTAAAATTATATTTACAAAATAACTTCTTGTTTGATTATAAAGTAAGATTATGCTAAGTGTTTTCAATTAAAGATATCATACCAATTCAACAAGAGGAGAATTATTTACAAAAGATAATCAATATATAGCTTTGAATTATAtctctatattatatatatatatatagtaaaaaaatattttgcttGGTttatctcttctttttctttctcttttatttagtaaagagagagatagatagagagagagagagagagagagagagagagagagagagagagagagaaaaggattgACAATGAAGAGAGAGCACTGTAGAAacaaggaaaaataaaaagaaatggaGTTGCTTATGATTCATGAAACCAACGTATAAGAAAAATAAAGACATAAATAGTGCATAAATTATGACACTATTTTAGAGAAGTTAGGAAAACAATCCTACATTATAATGgatgaattctaaaaaaaaactatttttttagcttttatcaaatatattttatttttagaattttttaataACACATGTTTTTATCTAATACATAGAATACATCCAGCCACTTAtgtacttttattttattttatactcTTATTTGGATCAATTCATATGGTGATCAAATCCagttatattatatttaattatactaaaaaaatactataaacactatattatattttttttatcattactaaaaatactataacatggtatgacaatattattattattattatactaacAAAAGGGATGACAAATGAATATGTGACTAGTGATAATATCagatttaagtaaaaaaaaatactgttagaaaatttggaaaataaaaagtattttcttgaaaaaataaacaaaatcaaTAAATTCGGCCAATTATAAATACCACATAAATTTATCAGTTATCCTGCAATAATTGGAGAAGATATCTAACATAGTCTCTCTTTTTTGGACCATCGAAGTCCTTTTCACGATTACGTCTTCTCCGATTAATGCCGACAAATTTCTCTTTCTCAGAAAGGCAATACACTGTGCAGCTCACCTCGTTCCATCAGAGACGTCGCATCAACGAAAGATCCCTCTTAAGATTCCCCACAAGCtcaagtaattgaagcatatagaTACTACTACTCCCACAAATAGATTCTTGTCAGCGTGATTCCTTTGCCTCTTGCAGGTCCCATCCTTATTTCTAACACCTCGGTGCATATACCTCAAaatatcatgatatatatatatatatatatatatatatatatatatatatatatatatatatatatatatatatatatatatatatatatatatatatatatatattagtttatgTGCGTGTTAGGATTGGTGGGTTTGAATTCATAATATGAATTAATTTACTTATACTTCAGGATTATCTTTATTTTTCCatgaccaaaaaaaaagaaatatctttAAGTAAGAGATATACgacataatttttttcttattgttgactatatatatatatatatatatatatatatttgggtaTCATTGGTTAGCATGCGTAAAAATGAAAGTGACACCCATTAATAATGCAAGATTGTTTGTTCATGATATTTGCATTATTATAAGGGAAGATCGCAATCTCGGGGTTGTACGTGACTACATTATACTATACGGTCGTGTATTAGATTCCTGCATGTGGTAGATTGCAACTCCTCCACTGCCGGATTCTATATGGAAGGAATCCAAGGtcggatataatatatatatatatatatatattccacatTGGATTCTTCGACCCACTTTGGATTCCATTCACTGTGGGCTCGTTTCCATCTACCCGCGGTGAGATCTTTTACTATGAGAAGCAATCATTGCGCTGCTTGATCTACGAAGAACCAAGTAAACAAGGCACCATTAAGATTAGAAAGGAGACGGACAGTGACGGAGGTGGCGAGTAGCCCGCCAAGTGCTCCTTCCTCTTCGCCTATAAAGGCACCAACTCCATGGCAGAGCTTACTCGTGGTAGGTCACCAGTCCTTCGAGCTGAGTGATGGAAGGTTTCCCCTCTCCTAAACACCTGCTCCTTCTCCTCTTCACCGCCGCCCTCCTCCTCGTCTCCTTGTCGCTCCGCTCCTTCCCCACCATCCGATCCCTCTCGTCCCACCGTCACTCTTTCCGTGGCGGTTCCACCGGAACTGATGGCGCCGGGGTGACTATGCACGTCCACAAAAATCCGTACCACCCCCTCGACCCTCTTACGTATAACGAGATAAAGGCCATCCGTTCCATCCTCGCTTCCCACCCGGACTTCGCCTCGCCGAACACCTTCCCGTCCATCCATTCCCTGTCGCTCTTGGAGCCCGAGAAGGCCGTCGTCCTCGCGTGGCGCCCCGGGGACACACTCCCTCCTCGCCGCGCCCTCGTCGTCGCCTATTCCGCCAACCACACCCACGTCCTCCCCGTCGACATCGCCTCTCGCAGCGTCCTCCGTCACGTCGTCCGCGCCCGGCCCGCCGGTTACCCCAGCCTCACCCCCGAGGAAATGGAGCGTGCCACGAAGGCCGCCGCTGCGCACCCGGACGTTATCAACGCCGTCTTTTATCGCGGCCTGAACCCGTCGTCCGGCGTTGTCTGCGGACCGCTGGCGTCGGGTTGGTACGGGCCGGAGGAGGAGAACCGGCGGGTGATCAAGGTCCAGTGCTACGCCAAGTCCCCCAACTTCTACATGAGCCCGGTGGAGGGGCTCACGGTGACTGTGGACGTGGACACGGGTGGGGTGATCCGCGTCTCGGACCAGGGGCTTGGGATCCCGGTGCCGCGCAACAGGGACACGGACTACCGCTACGAGTCGCAGAGGAGGATGCCGACGACCGAGGCGGTGGCGGTGAACCCGATGTCGATGGAGCAGGCGGGGAGGCCTAGCATGAGGGTGGGGGCGGGCGGGCACGCGGTACGGTGGGCGGGGTGGGAGGTGCACATCCGGCCAGACGCGCGGGCGGGGATGGTGGTGTCCCGGGCGCGTTTCCGGGACCCGGAGGGAGGCGGGGCGTGGCGGGATGTGATGTACAAAGGGATGGTGTCGGAGCTGTTCGTGCCGTACATGGACCCAGGGGAGGGGTGGTACTTCAAGACCTACATGGACGCCGGCGAGTACGGGATGGGGACGAACGCCTTCCCCCTGCTCCGCCTCAACGACTGCCCCCGGAACGCCATCTACATGGACGCGGTGTTCGCAGCGGCTGACGGCACCCCCTTCGTGCGCCCGGACGTCGTCTGCGTGTTCGAGCGCTACGAGGGAGACGTGGCCTGGCGGCACACCGAGAACCCCGTGTCCGGCTACGACGTAAGCATCGTTCTCTCCTCATCTTCACCGCATAAATTGGATCCCCTCGGAAGAAAAACCCAAATCTCACCGTTCGTATGCATCGTGCACGGATCTTAAGGGCCTGATGGATGCCGATCATAGAAATTTACCTCTCATCATCTGAAAAGTAGAAAGAGTACAGTTGCAGAGAAAAGGGCGTGAAGGTATCAGCAGATGAATCTCGAAGGAATCTTGAGAGGTACAACAGTTGGATCCATAGAGATTCAGATGCTCTCGAGGACCCCCACTCGAAAAGACATCTCCTCACCTGTAGAAAGCCAAGAATAGGGACGTACTTGTTTTGACCGGTGCACAGCCTCGCAGCATCCAAcgcacctctctctagtctctttTTCTACATAAACGTCTGCAAATGTCATGGTGAACCGCAGACACGATGGCTGCTGGATTGAACACCAGTCTGAtgcatcatgctttttgttgtttGATTGCATGGGGGTGTGAAGCAGATAAGGGAGGCGAGGCCGAAGGTGACGCTGGTGGCCAGGATGGTGGCGTCCGTGGGGAACTACGACTACACCGTGGATTGGGAGTTTCAGATGGATGGCCTCATCCGAGTGaaggtatctatctatctatctatctatctatctatctatcaatcCGCTTCCCCTctctgtcttcttcttcctccacagaGTTCTTTTCATAGGAACTTACCGTGTCAGATAGTATCGTAATGAAGTGACAGACAAGACAAGGCCATATGAAGACACAGAAAACAGCCACTTGATGAAGTCAACTATATTTATTGAGATTCCTTGAACATGGAATCTGGTATCAGCCGGGCCATATATATTGTGGAATCAATAAAGGATCTTGCATCAGCTGGGCCATCGCCAGTCTGGATTCCTCTggatgtgtatgtgtgtgttcagGTGGTTCTTTGGCTTGTACCAACATAAAGATCAAGCGGAGCAGAAGAAGCCGAAACAGCTGATGTTTGTTTCACTCAGCACATTTATGCGCATGGACCCCACAGGTGGGCCCAGTACTAATTGCTCCGGGTGATGTGACCAGGTGAGTCTCAGCGGCATGCTGATGGTGAAGGCGACACGCTACGGGAACCTGAGCCAAGTGCCGGAGGGGGAAGACCTGTACGGGACGCTGGTCGCCGACAACATCGTCGGCGTGGTCCACGACCACTTCGTGACATTCTACCTGGACATGGACGTGGATGGGCCCAGCAACTCCTTCGTCAAGGTGCACATGGAGACGCAGGAGACGGCCCCCGGGGAGTCCCCCAGGAAGAGCTACATGAAGGTGGTGAGGGAGGTGGCCAGGACGGAGGAGGACGCGAAGGTAAAGCTGAAGCTGTACGACCCCTCCGAGTTCCACGTCGTCAACCCTTCGCGTCTCTCCAAGCTCGGCAACCCCTCGGGGTACAAGTTGGTGCCCGGCGCCACCGCTGCAAGCTTGCTGGACTTGGACGATCCTCCACAGAAACGAGCCGCATTCACCAATAACCAGGTGATGATCATGTCGTACGCTCTCCTTCTCGGTGATCGCTCGATCGCTATGTCATTCTCTCTCTTGTCTCCCGGTAGATATGGGTCACTCCATACAACCGCAGCGAAGAGTGGGCGGGCGGCCTGCTCGCGTATCAGAGCCACGGGGACGACAACCTCGCTGTTTGGTCGCAGAGGTAAGACAGACGGCAATACACTCCtcatacatgcatgcatgcataggtAGTGAGAGAACTAATGGTACGTGAGGGTGAATGCGTTACAGGGATCGGAAGATTGAGAACGAGGACATCGTCCTGTGGTACACCATGGGATTCCATCACGTACCATGCCAAGAGGACTACCCCATAATGCCCACCGTGTTCTCCACCTTCGACCTGAAACCTGTCAACTTCTTTAGGATCAATCCGATCATAAGAGCAGCGCCATACACCGAGGAAGATCTCCCGGTGTGCAGCGGGGTCCATGCAACGCTCTGAGCAAGGAAGGCCCCGTGGAAGCACGTACGTAAAGATCTGCGTGGTAGAAACATGCAAAGGACGTCTACGTAGGCTTGGATGTTGGTTGCTATGGATGTGCATAAGCTTTACATTTGTGGATGATAAGATATAGATTTCTGTAAATACCTCCAATGCATTCGTCGTCTCCTGCATAGAATTAGTCctcttcgtctctctctctctctctctctctctaataaggGAGTGAATTATCGATGTGAGGTTGTGAACTGTTTCTAAGAAGATCATTTTGTATTTAGTACGATGAAGGATAAGACAAACAGTATGTATGCATTCTACTATTAACTCGAACGTAAACATTTAGAATTGCATAATTTGAAGTCCATAAGTTAATGATAAATAATCCATTCGTGATATTACATGTCGTATAACTAAACTAATAATTAGGATTGCTAATGTTATGacaaattatataataataacatCGTCAATGTTATGGTAAATTATTCGGCTAgttttgttgggctgatggcccatattcagcccatgtgggctttatcagcccacagcccacactccctcttaacctaaccctaattaagattagggaagtgtggtggctgcgttttagaggcagattaaagctataaaaaggcaacaacgaggcagactgttctcaatcatctagcagtgttctacagtaggctcttgctgtgattacttgagagattttagatattgtgggcagtgacgtgatccttgtatcccaattattctcttgtggttgttgctagggttttgggcaagagattgagatttgtacattcattattctcatagtggattatctctagtttgccccgtggtttttacccttcacattgaaggggttttccacgtatatccctatacaaaggttattcctgtttatatccccatcaagttTATCATAACATTTTTGACTTGTTGGAAATGAAATTTTAATGAAGAGGATATTCCAAACATGTTTAGTATTTCGACAATGGAATTAACTGTGGGCCGAATGTGTTAGCcaatcgaatccatggcccaagcaAGCatgtcttattcttcttcttcttcgtcttgtgATGAGACATGCAGGAGATACGTATAGCTCACCCACCCGTCAAGTGCGAGGTGGGTGAGAAGACCAACGAGGAGTACTGTTTTAGTGTCACCAAACCTTTCAACGCCTTCGTTTCAAAGCATGCAACCTACCACAGACCAGCGAAGTGAGTACATTCTTTGTTTTGATTGGAACACCAGTCTTCAGATAACACCTTTTTGGGAAGctcaaattaattctatacagaAAAACTCCCGTTTAATCATTTATGATTAGAAAGATAATTTTGAAGTCTTATTTAGAGAATAATTTACATTGAAATTTCTCGAAAGTTTTTCGAGTCTAAAGTTAAAaatattcatcaaatcatttcataatgaTAATTAAACTGTTAAAGATGATAGACGCATACACTTATTTGTTTTAAGAagcaaatcatcatcaaaatcaaataaatattttattcttcTTTAAGGAACAAATATAATCACAATTATATATGTGTGTTGAAAGAGAAAACTGATGAGGTGGCCTTTTGGTATGGCTTCCGAAACAAGAAAAGCCATATCTTGCAAGAGCCGCTCCTTCTAAGGGGAGAATATTGTGTTGGCATTAATAAGCGGTACGAATAGAAGAGAACTATCCATTAATATGATTATATGTACAACATAAATTAGTCGATTTACTTCACTGCCTCAGTTAGATTTTTCTGACATAAGCATAAATATTAcataaatgataaataataatgtACTTATTTCTAAAATCTTTGAATTGATTACTATATTATCGCACAAATGATAAgtctcatattttaatttaatcgtCATATAAGTAAGTCAtttgatataaatatttttttttaattatttttattttaaaaaattattatgtagttaagaattattttttttcttatgattatAATGTTATGCTGATGCGATCGCAGCTTCATACGGGAGGCGGACAAAGGAAGGCGTTGCGATAAGGGGCGATGGATATGGCTGGTGAAACCAGAGGCAGTCATCCGTCACCCCTTTCTGACGGCTGAGATGTAATCCGTACTCCGATCCGACGTCTCTCGATGCGTGGGTCCCTTCCCCCTCGCTCCATTCGCTTCGACGCCGTCCCAAGTGGCTCAAAAGGCACCTTTCTTATTCCTCTCGCCCATTCCATCCCGTACCCAATCGAGAGAGTGAGAGACATGGCCGCTTCATCCTCCGTGAACGCCGCCCAAGCCATCGTTGGCCTCGCCGTCTCTAGCCATGGTTCCCACTCCGCCGACCGCGTCGCCGTCCCCGCCGGCGGATTCGCCCTCAGCTCCCTAGCCGGCCGCTCCCTCACCTGCTCCCACTCCCCCCGTTTCCAGCAGCAGCGCCGGTGCCCGCGGCAGGCGTCACGCGCCGCGCGTCGCGCGGCGCCCGCCAGGGCCGCCGCGGTGGAGACCCTCGAGGCCGCCGCCACGGAGGCCCTCGTCGAGAAGTCCATCAACACCATCAGGTTCCTCGCCATCGACGCCGTCGAGAAGGCCAACTCCGGCCACCCGGGCCTCCCCATGGGGTGCGCGCCCATGGGCCACATCCTGTACGACGAGGTCATGAGGTACAACCCCAAGAACCCCTACTGGTTCAACCGCGACCGCTTCGTCCTCTCCGCCGGCCATGGCTGCATGCTCCAGTACGCCTTGCTCCACCTTGCTGGCTACGACAGCGTCCAGGTCAGGCCTTGGATCTTTCCCGAGTCCTATCCTCAGATTTGATGAAGCTATTACCAAGAAAGTTGGCAACTTGATGGTGATCGGTCCATTCTTCTTCATAGATTTGGATCTGGCTTTGGAATGAGATCTCTGCTAttcctttttcttgctttaatcatgatggtatcatcaCACACGTAATTTCTTGGAATCGAAAGCATAGTAAAGTCCTAAACTTCTCATTTGATCAGTTCACTCAGGTGCCTATCATGTTCACCGATCTGCATAGTATCAAACACACTAGATCACTCTACTCTACCAATTTCATGTGCGTTTTGATTTGCATCAAGATGATGTAGTTTTGGTCATTTAGATGGAGGACATAAAGCAATTCCGGCAATGGGGGAGCAGAACTCCCGGCCATCCTGAGAATTTCGAGACGCCCGGAGTTGAAGTCACCACCGGTTAAGTCTCCTGCAGATTTTATGATACGTTTTGTGATCATCTCTTTCCTTCATTGCTTTCCCTGAGCTTTCACGACCGTCTGTTGATCGGCACGAACACGATGCAGGGCCACTTGGTCAAGGCGTAGCCAATGCCGTAGGATTGGCACTTGCTGAGAGACACCTTGCGGCCCGTTTCAATAAGCCTGACAACGAGATCGTCGACCATTACACGTAAGTTCTGTCTTGGTTATGTCCGAATGCTGCTGCTAAGTTCACACGTTTGTGTAATTTGATTTCGATCGGTAGATATGTTATACTCGGAGACGGTTGCCAAATGGAGGGCATCGCAAACGAAGCTTGTTCGATCGCCGGACACTGGGGTCTCGGCAAACTCATCGCCTTCTACGATGACAACCACATCTCCATCGATGGAGACACAGAGATCGCGTTTACAGAAGATGTGTCTGCTCGTTTCGACGCTCTCGGGTGGCATACTATCTGGGTGAAGAACGGTAACACAGGGTATGATGACATTCGTGCCGCGATCATGGAAGCAAAGGCTGTCAAAGATAAACCAACACTCATCAAGGTTTGTGTTGTTTTGCCGGAATTGTTCTCGAGCAGAATGGCCGGCTGGGTATGCTTGTTTCGGATTGCTAAGCTACTGCATTCGTGCAGGTCACCACTACCATCGGATATGGATCGCCCAACAAGGCGAACTCGTACAGTGTGCATGGAAGTGCATTGGGTGCCAAGGAAGTCGATGCAACTCGACAGAATCTTGGATGGCCGTACGAGCCTTTCCATGTGCCCGAGGATATCAAGAGGTCAGCGACTACGAATTCGGATTCTAATCGTCGATTATGAATGATTTGTTCTGTACATAGACCTGTGCTCTGGTTTATGGTTCAGTCACTGGAGCCGCCATGTCGCTGAAGGTGCATCCCTTGAAGCTGAGTGGAACGCCAAGTTTGCAGAGTACGAGAAGAAGTACAAGGAGGATGCTGCAGAGCTGAAAGCCATCGTATCGGGAGAATTGCCTGCCGGATGGGAGAAAGCTCTTCCGGTGAATCTCTCACCCTCCTGTCTTCTTACGCTATCCATCCATTCGATGTCGTAAAGCTGTGATTCCATATGGCTCTTTTCCAGACATACACTCCTGAGAGTCCTGCCGATGCTACCAGAAACTTGTCGCAACAGAACTTGAATGCGCTTGCGAAAGTTCTACCTGGACTTCTCGGGGGTAGTGCAGATCTCGCATCCTCCAACATGACATTGCTCAAGATGTTTGGGGACTTCCAGAAGGACACGCCCGAGGAGCGTAATGTTCGTTTCGGTGTACGGGAGCACGGGATGGGCGCCATCTGCAACGGCATCGCCCTCCACAGCCCCGGCCTTCTCCCCTACTGTGCGACCTTCTTTGTTTTCACGGACTACATGAGAGCTGCCATCAGGATCTCAGCTTTGTGCGAGGCAGGAGTCATCTATGTGATGACGCATGATTCCATCGGTCTCGGGGAGGACGGTCCGACTCACCAGCCGATCGAACACTTGATAAGTTTCCGAGCCATGCCGAACATTCTAATGCTCAGGCCTGCCGATGGAAATGAGACCGCCGGAGCATACAAGGTCGCGGTGCTCAACAGGAAGAGG is a window from the Musa acuminata AAA Group cultivar baxijiao chromosome BXJ2-1, Cavendish_Baxijiao_AAA, whole genome shotgun sequence genome containing:
- the LOC103993259 gene encoding amine oxidase [copper-containing] gamma 2-like, yielding MEGFPSPKHLLLLLFTAALLLVSLSLRSFPTIRSLSSHRHSFRGGSTGTDGAGVTMHVHKNPYHPLDPLTYNEIKAIRSILASHPDFASPNTFPSIHSLSLLEPEKAVVLAWRPGDTLPPRRALVVAYSANHTHVLPVDIASRSVLRHVVRARPAGYPSLTPEEMERATKAAAAHPDVINAVFYRGLNPSSGVVCGPLASGWYGPEEENRRVIKVQCYAKSPNFYMSPVEGLTVTVDVDTGGVIRVSDQGLGIPVPRNRDTDYRYESQRRMPTTEAVAVNPMSMEQAGRPSMRVGAGGHAVRWAGWEVHIRPDARAGMVVSRARFRDPEGGGAWRDVMYKGMVSELFVPYMDPGEGWYFKTYMDAGEYGMGTNAFPLLRLNDCPRNAIYMDAVFAAADGTPFVRPDVVCVFERYEGDVAWRHTENPVSGYDIREARPKVTLVARMVASVGNYDYTVDWEFQMDGLIRVKVSLSGMLMVKATRYGNLSQVPEGEDLYGTLVADNIVGVVHDHFVTFYLDMDVDGPSNSFVKVHMETQETAPGESPRKSYMKVVREVARTEEDAKVKLKLYDPSEFHVVNPSRLSKLGNPSGYKLVPGATAASLLDLDDPPQKRAAFTNNQIWVTPYNRSEEWAGGLLAYQSHGDDNLAVWSQRDRKIENEDIVLWYTMGFHHVPCQEDYPIMPTVFSTFDLKPVNFFRINPIIRAAPYTEEDLPVCSGVHATL
- the LOC135598700 gene encoding transketolase, chloroplastic-like; the encoded protein is MAASSSVNAAQAIVGLAVSSHGSHSADRVAVPAGGFALSSLAGRSLTCSHSPRFQQQRRCPRQASRAARRAAPARAAAVETLEAAATEALVEKSINTIRFLAIDAVEKANSGHPGLPMGCAPMGHILYDEVMRYNPKNPYWFNRDRFVLSAGHGCMLQYALLHLAGYDSVQMEDIKQFRQWGSRTPGHPENFETPGVEVTTGPLGQGVANAVGLALAERHLAARFNKPDNEIVDHYTYVILGDGCQMEGIANEACSIAGHWGLGKLIAFYDDNHISIDGDTEIAFTEDVSARFDALGWHTIWVKNGNTGYDDIRAAIMEAKAVKDKPTLIKVTTTIGYGSPNKANSYSVHGSALGAKEVDATRQNLGWPYEPFHVPEDIKSHWSRHVAEGASLEAEWNAKFAEYEKKYKEDAAELKAIVSGELPAGWEKALPTYTPESPADATRNLSQQNLNALAKVLPGLLGGSADLASSNMTLLKMFGDFQKDTPEERNVRFGVREHGMGAICNGIALHSPGLLPYCATFFVFTDYMRAAIRISALCEAGVIYVMTHDSIGLGEDGPTHQPIEHLISFRAMPNILMLRPADGNETAGAYKVAVLNRKRPSVLALSRQKLPQLAGTSIEGVEKGGYIVSDNSSGNKPDLILMGTGSELEIAAKAADELRKTGKTVRVVSLVCWELFEEQSDEYKESVLPAAVTAKISIEAGATLGWEKYVGGKGKAIGIDRFGASAPAGRIYKEFGISADGVITAAKSL